The Camelina sativa cultivar DH55 chromosome 14, Cs, whole genome shotgun sequence genome includes a window with the following:
- the LOC104743824 gene encoding uncharacterized protein LOC104743824, with the protein MASKQVNISPYVNINEINPALDHYKIRVRVIRLWKAFKSLQMVLVDEEGTRIHASIEDALVKKFQNQIQVGDSKIIDTFSLVDYDGDYMTSALGFKLVFYRTTTVKPCDDFPARVPEKYFQEFSTILAGKIDKQVLFDVVGQIAGAGSLDNVKTKGKDNVKISG; encoded by the exons ATGGCCTCCAAACAAGTCAATATCTCTCCCTATGTTAACATTAACGAGATCAATCCTGCTCTGGATCACTACAAGATCAGGGTTCGTGTGATAAGACTTTGGAAAGCATTCAAATCACTGCAGATGGTTTTAGTCGATGAGGAG GGAACAAGAATTCACGCGTCTATTGAGGATGCATTGGTgaagaaatttcaaaaccaGATCCAAGTTGGTGATTCGAAAATAATCGATACTTTCAGTTTGGTGGATTATGACGGTGATTACATGACAAGTGCTTTGGGATTTAAGTTAGTGTTCTATAGAACCACCACAGTTAAACCATGTGATGATTTTCCGGCACGAGTTCCTGAAAAATACTTTCAAGAATTTTCAACTATCTTGGCTGGAAAAATAGATAAACAAGTATTGTTTG ATGTGGTTGGTCAAATTGCTGGTGCTGGTTCTCTTGATAATGTAAAAACTAAGGGAAAGGACAATGTGAAGATAA GTGGGTAG